Sequence from the Methanothermobacter sp. genome:
GAGTCAACGGTTTCACCGGTTCTGGGGTTTATGAGGTCAATCTTTCCGTCCTCCATGAACCTGTCAGGGACCGAAACAGAGAGGTTGAAGTTTCTGAGGGGACCCTCTGATGTCTTGGCATCTATAAATTTGAATATGTCGGGGTGGCTGACATGGAGCACCCCCATATTTGCCCCGCGTCTCCGTCCACCCTGCTTTATAACCTCAACTGCAACGTCAAATATCCTCATGAATGATACGGGACCTGAAGCCACACCCATCGTTGATGCAACGGTGTCACCCTCTGGTCTGAGTCTGGAAAATGAGAATCCAACGCCCCCACCTGATTTGTGGATTATTGCCATGTTCCTGAGGGATTCAAATATGCTCTCAATTGAATCATCAACAGGGAGAACGAAACATGCTGAGAGCTGATTTATCGGCGTACCTGCATTCATGAGTGTGGGTGAATTCGGGAGGAACTCAAGATTTCGCATAACCGAATAGAAGAGTTCCTCTGCCCTATGTCTGTTGAAACCATAAATCTCATCTGCAGATGCAACTGCCCGGGCAACCCTCCTTAACATTTCCTCAGGGGTCTCTACAACCTTACCCCTTTCATTCTTCAGGAGGTACCTCTCCTCAAGCACCCTCCGGCCGGTTTTTGTTAAATTTATCATCATTAAGAATTATATGAAGCCATTTATGGTAGCGTATCCAGGAGCTCCCTGACATCGGATACGACACTCTCGATGGCATCATCAAGTATTCTCTGGCCAAGAACAGGGTCAGGGTTTATGCCCTCCTTTTCACAGATTCTTGCGGCTCTATCAATCCCCTTATTGGCCTCCCTGGCCTCTCTGAGGCCTATCATTCCTATTTCAGGATAGATTTCTGGTCTGCATTCCCCGAGTTTCGTGAGGTCCGCTATGCCCAGTATTATTCCAGCGGACACCTCACCGCTTCCTGCGTGGGGACCCTCAATCTCAACGATCCTGTTATTCCATATGATCTCCATGTCAAGTTCATCCATGAGATCATCAATGCAGTCCTCAAGCTGATTTCCGCCATGACCATTTACGATAACAGCAGCGTCGATGTTCAGGCGTTTCCTGGCCTTTCTCAGAACCGGTTTGAGGTCGCCTTCCAGGAGTTCATCCCTCTCAATGTGGATGCCATGCTTAACGTATGGAAATTCGGTTGCACCGTAGATTATCCCCAGGAACTTCGCCCCTGTTCTGAGAGAGGCCTCCAGGGCCACGTAGGATGCTATCTTGGCATCGGTGTCTATGGGGAGTGCCGGGCCGTGGTTCTCAAGGTGTGACCCCAGGGCGAGTATACCCACCCTGTGGACATCCCCTGAGATTACGTTACCTGCATCAAGGTTGAGTTCAACCACCCTTCACACCTCAAGGTTCCATATTGCATCTCCAATATGGTGGATGGTTTTGATGGCCTTTCCAGAGTCATTTTCTATCATTTCAGGTCCGCTTATGAGGCTTATTCCCACTGCGAGGGGTTTTCGGTGTTTTTCGTCCACCACGATGACGATGTCATCTCTCTCAATTTCAGGGTCAGCATCAACTATACCCGGACTCATCACATCGGCCCCGTTTGCAAGGAACCTCACGGCCCCCATATCAACCACCACATAGCCCTTCTCTATTTTCTTCATATTGATGGCTCCCCTCAGGGTGGGAACGACCCTTTCGTCCATCAACATGAGGAGGGGCTCTCCATTGACGAGGATTATGTCGTTTTTATCTGTCTCTATTATCTCAAAGGTGGCCTTTCTGGGTATGATAGGGGAGCACTCCCCTATCTGATTAAGAATCTCCTTCATTCTCTTTTTCTTTATATGGTACCTCTTTTTGATCTTCACATTCACACCCTGGAAATTTCATGAGGACTGTATTTTATTATGTTCTAATCCATTAAACCAGTTTACCCTTTATCATCTTATTTTAAAGGGGAGGATTTCTGCCTATTATCGTTGTGAGAAAACTTATATATTAGTAAAATAGAAAAATGGAGTATCTGACTGGAAGATTCTGGCTTGTTAGTTAGATTTAAATATAATCTGACCATATTTTAATTTAGGATAGGTGATAGATGTGAGTTCACAGAGAGTTAACGTACAGAGACCACTTGATGCTTTGGGCAATTCACTGAATTCCCCTGTGATCATTAAACTTAAGGGTGATAGGGAATTTAGAGGAGTTTTAAAAAGCTTTGATCTCCATATGAACCTCGTGCTGAATGATGCAGAGGAACTGGAGGACGGAGAGGTCACAAGGAGACTGGGTACCGTCCTTATACGTGGAGATAACATAGTCTATATATCCCCATAGGGTAATTCGGGAATACAGCTTTGATTTATATATGAATAAATGAAGGATATATTATATTAAATTGACAAGTTTTAACTGATTTTCAGGAGGATTAAAACATGAAAGGTACTCCATCATTTGGTAAGCGTAACAAGAATCTCCATATAAGGTGCAGGCGCTGCGGTAAGAACTCATACCACGTCCGTAAGAAGGTATGTGCAGCATGCGGCTTCGGGAAATCACGCCGTATAAGGCGTTACAGCTGGCAGAATAAAAAAATTACAGGCCAAAGGTTGAAATAAATGGACAATAAGGGCCCTGTTGATGTGCGGATAATTGTTGAGGGAGCCTCCGACGTTGAGAGTGTTTCAAGGGCACTTCAGAAGGTATCCCTCGGCGCCAAGTACCATATAACCATATCATCCATAGTGCCAACAACAAGCCTTGAAATCGCCATGAGGGCTGTTGAGGGTGCGGATATTGTCCTCATAGCCACTGATGTTGACCAGACAGGGCGTGAACTTGCTGATAAATTCCGTGAAGCCCTTAAGGGTCACGTTGGACATATTGAGAGGATGAAACTCCCCTACGGTCATGACGTCGAGTACCTCGACCCTGACATCATAAGGGAGGAAATAGAAAACGCCATCATAAGGGCCGGACTCCAGACACTCTCAAGTGTGAAAAATCTGAGGAACATAAAGGAAAGCCTTGAAGAGTGTCAGGAAAGGCTTAATGAACTGGTAGCCGAAAACAGTACCCTCAGG
This genomic interval carries:
- a CDS encoding LSm family protein — encoded protein: MSSQRVNVQRPLDALGNSLNSPVIIKLKGDREFRGVLKSFDLHMNLVLNDAEELEDGEVTRRLGTVLIRGDNIVYISP
- a CDS encoding toprim domain-containing protein translates to MDNKGPVDVRIIVEGASDVESVSRALQKVSLGAKYHITISSIVPTTSLEIAMRAVEGADIVLIATDVDQTGRELADKFREALKGHVGHIERMKLPYGHDVEYLDPDIIREEIENAIIRAGLQTLSSVKNLRNIKESLEECQERLNELVAENSTLRDENIKLLSKVEDGEREAESLKEEIKVLEEKSKALEEDYSRLKTRFSEIEDKELLETFSIGELWRETFGEEPDDPEKIYFVTDHIKPEGIILGQGFIAAPSREDAVEWLKIVKSALVFTETDDESS
- a CDS encoding RNA-binding protein, encoding MNVKIKKRYHIKKKRMKEILNQIGECSPIIPRKATFEIIETDKNDIILVNGEPLLMLMDERVVPTLRGAINMKKIEKGYVVVDMGAVRFLANGADVMSPGIVDADPEIERDDIVIVVDEKHRKPLAVGISLISGPEMIENDSGKAIKTIHHIGDAIWNLEV
- a CDS encoding 50S ribosomal protein L37e is translated as MKGTPSFGKRNKNLHIRCRRCGKNSYHVRKKVCAACGFGKSRRIRRYSWQNKKITGQRLK
- the arfB gene encoding 2-amino-5-formylamino-6-ribosylaminopyrimidin-4(3H)-one 5'-monophosphate deformylase — its product is MVELNLDAGNVISGDVHRVGILALGSHLENHGPALPIDTDAKIASYVALEASLRTGAKFLGIIYGATEFPYVKHGIHIERDELLEGDLKPVLRKARKRLNIDAAVIVNGHGGNQLEDCIDDLMDELDMEIIWNNRIVEIEGPHAGSGEVSAGIILGIADLTKLGECRPEIYPEIGMIGLREAREANKGIDRAARICEKEGINPDPVLGQRILDDAIESVVSDVRELLDTLP